The following are encoded in a window of Streptococcus pasteurianus genomic DNA:
- a CDS encoding ABC transporter permease, with amino-acid sequence MLNDIAAYFADNGNTYLGYVWQHISLSFEALVIALIIALPLGYFSYEKPFVRQLSTLLTQGLRVIPSLGILFILIPFIGVGRLPALIALVILGIPPILLNTIVGFASVSENLLETALGLGMTRSQLLTKVQFPLALPHILNGIKLALVEIIASATLATYIGAGGLGTLIFTGLGLYRYDLLLIGGGSVAILSFLSMIIFDLSIKGVEHYEK; translated from the coding sequence ATGTTAAATGATATAGCTGCATATTTTGCAGATAATGGAAATACTTATTTAGGATACGTTTGGCAACACATTAGCCTAAGTTTCGAGGCTTTGGTGATTGCCTTAATCATCGCTCTACCACTTGGCTATTTTTCTTATGAAAAGCCGTTTGTACGACAATTGTCAACGCTTTTGACGCAAGGGCTACGCGTTATTCCAAGCCTTGGAATCTTATTTATTTTGATTCCATTCATTGGAGTGGGGCGCTTACCTGCCTTGATTGCTTTAGTGATTTTGGGAATACCACCCATTTTATTAAATACGATTGTTGGGTTTGCGTCGGTTTCAGAAAATTTGCTAGAAACAGCTTTGGGACTTGGTATGACAAGGTCTCAATTATTAACAAAAGTCCAGTTTCCGTTAGCTCTGCCACATATTTTAAATGGCATTAAATTGGCATTGGTGGAAATTATTGCTAGCGCAACCTTGGCGACCTATATTGGAGCAGGTGGACTTGGTACTTTGATTTTTACAGGATTAGGACTTTATCGTTATGATTTATTGCTAATTGGTGGTGGTTCGGTTGCGATATTGTCGTTCCTTAGTATGATTATTTTTGATTTAAGCATAAAAGGGGTAGAACATTATGAAAAATAA
- a CDS encoding alcohol dehydrogenase catalytic domain-containing protein — protein sequence MKAVIVSKAGDSSVLKVTQIAKPQVKSGWSLVKIMGFGINRSEIFTRQGLSPSVTFPRILGIECVGVIEETTDEQRLPVGQKIISIMGEMGRDFDGSYAEYVLLPNEQIYPISTQLDWATLATIPETYYTAFGAYQNLKITSRDTVLVRAGASGIGTAFVKLVKAKFPDVNVYASVRNTAKKAQLLDAGYDDLVIDDNGVLKTDVTFTKILELVGPATIKDSLGHLQENGIICSCGQLGRKWYLEEFDPIMELKNNVYLTTFYSGNVSQDKIQKMLAYIEQEQVDVRPERVFDLDSIQAAHDYLDSVAAFGKVIILNKEENFSDK from the coding sequence GTGAAAGCTGTTATTGTTAGCAAAGCAGGAGATAGTAGTGTTTTAAAGGTGACTCAGATTGCTAAACCGCAAGTGAAATCAGGTTGGTCTTTGGTGAAAATTATGGGATTTGGGATTAATCGTTCTGAAATTTTTACCAGACAAGGCTTGTCGCCGAGTGTCACCTTTCCAAGGATTCTTGGGATAGAATGTGTTGGCGTCATTGAAGAGACGACGGACGAGCAACGTTTGCCAGTTGGTCAAAAAATCATTTCGATTATGGGAGAAATGGGACGTGATTTTGATGGATCGTATGCTGAATATGTCCTTTTGCCAAATGAGCAGATTTATCCTATCTCAACGCAGTTGGATTGGGCAACGTTGGCGACGATTCCAGAGACTTATTATACTGCCTTTGGTGCTTATCAAAATTTAAAAATCACCTCCCGTGATACGGTTTTGGTGCGTGCTGGTGCTAGTGGTATCGGGACGGCTTTTGTGAAATTGGTAAAAGCTAAATTTCCTGACGTGAACGTCTATGCAAGTGTGCGCAATACTGCTAAAAAAGCGCAACTTTTGGACGCTGGATATGATGATTTGGTTATTGATGATAATGGTGTGCTAAAGACGGATGTGACATTCACGAAAATCTTAGAATTAGTTGGACCTGCCACCATCAAAGACAGTCTAGGGCATTTGCAAGAAAACGGAATTATTTGTTCCTGCGGTCAATTGGGACGAAAATGGTATCTGGAAGAATTTGATCCAATTATGGAACTTAAAAATAATGTCTATTTGACAACATTTTATTCAGGCAATGTTTCACAAGATAAGATTCAGAAAATGTTAGCTTATATTGAGCAAGAACAAGTAGATGTTCGCCCTGAGCGTGTATTTGATTTGGATAGTATCCAAGCTGCACATGATTATCTTGATAGTGTTGCAGCATTTGGCAAGGTCATTATTTTAAATAAGGAGGAAAATTTTAGTGATAAGTAA
- a CDS encoding ABC transporter permease: MIDYFKTSSDKLITALIEHIELTSFSLLFALLFASVITVILLFYPKIRLASVYVLSLLYAIPSFALFTLLIPVTGLGTRTAIIVLVIYAQYTLVRTFLAGLTQVDDSIVEAATGMGMTRWQILAKIQLPLAQSSIFAGLRLAASSMIAIATIASTINAGGLGSILFDGLRTMSLPKLLWGIILTVALSLLVNLILYLVEELVKNESVS; this comes from the coding sequence ATGATTGATTATTTTAAGACATCTTCTGATAAGTTAATCACGGCGCTCATTGAACATATTGAATTGACGAGCTTTTCCCTACTGTTTGCTTTGTTATTTGCTAGTGTCATCACGGTAATTTTGCTGTTTTACCCTAAAATAAGGCTGGCTTCTGTTTACGTCTTATCGCTATTGTACGCCATTCCGAGTTTTGCGCTATTTACCTTGTTGATTCCCGTGACAGGTCTGGGGACGCGAACAGCCATAATAGTTTTGGTAATCTATGCACAATATACGTTAGTTCGCACATTTTTAGCAGGATTGACACAAGTTGATGACAGTATTGTTGAAGCGGCGACTGGTATGGGGATGACAAGGTGGCAAATATTAGCAAAAATTCAGTTGCCATTGGCGCAATCCTCTATTTTTGCAGGATTACGTTTGGCAGCAAGTTCAATGATTGCTATCGCAACAATTGCCTCAACGATTAATGCAGGCGGTCTAGGTAGTATTTTGTTTGACGGACTCCGCACAATGAGTTTGCCTAAATTGCTTTGGGGTATCATTTTGACTGTTGCCCTAAGCTTATTAGTCAACCTCATCTTGTATCTTGTTGAAGAATTAGTCAAGAACGAAAGCGTGAGTTAA
- a CDS encoding glycine betaine ABC transporter substrate-binding protein gives MKNKKVISGALLVVILVAIVGGIWAWRNNQSSEVQQSSTTIRVGSKDFTENLVIAEIYALALEDNGYTVERVSNISSSLIHNSIVNDEIDLYPEYTGTGLLSVLGEDMETDSEKVYKTVKKEYEEQFNLTWLDYASANDSQGLVIRTEVANSLNIKTISDLQAHASELRFASQGEFDEREDGLPGLEKTYGTFNWQSSKVYDNSLKYSVLENDEADVTPAYTTEGQLVSTDKFTLLEDDKQFWPPYNLAPVVRDNILDDNPDIKTILNNISAKLDTETVTELNAKVDVDGQEYTDVAKEYYDSIKG, from the coding sequence ATGAAAAATAAAAAGGTGATTTCAGGAGCGTTACTGGTAGTCATTTTGGTGGCAATTGTTGGTGGGATTTGGGCGTGGCGCAATAATCAATCTTCTGAAGTGCAGCAATCGTCAACCACTATTCGTGTGGGGTCGAAAGATTTTACGGAAAATCTAGTCATTGCTGAAATTTATGCGCTTGCGCTTGAGGACAATGGTTATACCGTCGAGCGTGTGTCAAATATTTCAAGTTCTTTGATTCATAATTCAATTGTCAATGATGAGATTGACTTATATCCAGAATATACAGGAACTGGTTTGCTGTCAGTTTTGGGTGAGGATATGGAAACAGACTCAGAGAAAGTTTATAAGACTGTCAAAAAAGAGTATGAGGAACAATTTAACCTGACTTGGCTTGATTACGCGTCAGCAAATGATAGCCAAGGTTTGGTTATTCGTACGGAAGTCGCCAATTCACTCAACATCAAGACGATTTCTGATTTGCAAGCTCATGCTAGTGAATTGCGCTTTGCTTCACAAGGGGAATTTGATGAACGTGAAGATGGTTTACCAGGACTTGAAAAGACTTATGGTACCTTTAACTGGCAATCTTCAAAGGTGTATGATAATAGTTTGAAATACAGTGTTCTTGAAAATGATGAGGCAGATGTAACGCCAGCTTACACGACCGAAGGTCAGTTGGTTAGTACGGATAAATTCACATTATTGGAAGATGATAAACAGTTCTGGCCACCTTATAATTTAGCGCCCGTTGTGCGAGATAATATTTTGGATGACAATCCAGATATTAAAACCATTTTAAATAATATTTCGGCAAAACTTGATACTGAAACAGTTACGGAACTTAATGCTAAAGTGGATGTTGACGGTCAAGAATATACAGATGTCGCGAAAGAATACTACGATAGCATAAAAGGTTAG
- a CDS encoding MarR family winged helix-turn-helix transcriptional regulator, with protein sequence MISNAKKYARLRDEQFSLYESYAKKHGLNSKSLLVFMWIYHNPHGMTQESIAKRTFSTKQVIQAIVKTYMKKGILYLEPSRIDRRKKLIRLTETGQQFAAELLDPLADFEAQAMSALTLEEQEVLLSATAMFTDRLTELLESHQVKEHVK encoded by the coding sequence GTGATAAGTAATGCAAAAAAATACGCTCGTTTGCGTGATGAGCAATTTTCCCTCTATGAAAGCTACGCTAAAAAGCATGGGCTAAATAGTAAATCGTTATTAGTTTTTATGTGGATTTATCATAATCCACATGGAATGACACAGGAGAGCATTGCAAAACGAACATTTTCAACGAAACAAGTGATTCAAGCAATTGTTAAAACTTATATGAAAAAAGGAATATTATATTTGGAGCCTTCTCGAATTGACAGGCGCAAGAAGTTGATTCGTTTAACTGAAACAGGTCAGCAGTTTGCTGCTGAATTATTGGATCCGTTAGCAGATTTTGAAGCGCAAGCAATGAGCGCTTTGACTTTGGAAGAACAGGAAGTTTTATTGTCAGCGACAGCGATGTTCACTGATAGGTTAACAGAACTTTTAGAAAGTCATCAGGTAAAGGAACATGTTAAATGA
- a CDS encoding ABC transporter ATP-binding protein → MIQFEHVSKVYGDKTVVNDINLTIENGEFITILGTSGSGKTTMLKMINKLIEPTSGTIFFAGQDIEQMDSVSLRRQIGYVVQQIGLFPHMTVAENIATVPKLLGWDKERIENRVGELLDLVQLPAVDYGERYPSELSGGQQQRIGVARALAADPDVMLFDEPFGAIDAITRNDLQEELQAIHQKLSQKTFVFITHDIYEAFKLGTRVVIMDNGTICQFDTPENIIKNPGNEFVQRLITTAQEQEKLWRASYD, encoded by the coding sequence ATGATTCAATTTGAGCATGTGAGCAAAGTTTATGGTGATAAAACGGTTGTTAATGATATTAACTTAACCATTGAAAATGGCGAATTTATCACAATTTTGGGAACATCAGGTTCTGGTAAGACAACCATGCTAAAAATGATTAACAAGCTGATTGAACCAACGTCAGGGACGATTTTCTTTGCTGGGCAAGATATTGAGCAGATGGATTCCGTTAGCCTTCGTCGTCAGATTGGTTACGTTGTCCAACAAATCGGCTTATTTCCACATATGACGGTTGCTGAAAATATTGCAACTGTTCCCAAGTTATTGGGCTGGGATAAGGAACGCATTGAAAATCGTGTGGGAGAACTTTTAGATTTGGTGCAATTGCCTGCAGTGGATTACGGCGAACGTTATCCGAGTGAATTATCTGGTGGTCAGCAGCAGCGGATAGGTGTTGCGCGTGCTTTAGCTGCTGACCCTGATGTCATGTTATTTGATGAACCATTTGGTGCCATTGATGCTATTACTCGTAATGATTTACAAGAGGAATTGCAAGCGATTCATCAGAAATTAAGTCAAAAGACATTTGTTTTTATCACTCACGATATTTATGAGGCATTTAAACTGGGAACACGCGTGGTTATCATGGATAATGGTACCATTTGCCAGTTTGACACACCAGAAAATATTATCAAAAATCCAGGAAATGAATTTGTTCAAAGATTGATAACAACTGCGCAGGAACAAGAAAAACTGTGGAGGGCTAGCTATGATTGA